One window from the genome of Leptospira broomii serovar Hurstbridge str. 5399 encodes:
- a CDS encoding helix-hairpin-helix domain-containing protein, whose protein sequence is MDSEKSFILKEFRTLPGVGKVIAEDLWNLGLRSKQELSMKNPDLLYEELCKLQGVRVDRCMLYVFRCAVYVSATELPEPEKMKWWSWKD, encoded by the coding sequence GTGGATTCGGAAAAAAGTTTCATTCTTAAAGAATTTCGTACCTTGCCGGGAGTGGGTAAGGTTATTGCCGAGGATCTATGGAATCTAGGTCTACGAAGTAAGCAGGAATTATCCATGAAAAATCCGGATCTTCTATACGAAGAACTTTGTAAACTTCAGGGAGTCCGAGTGGATCGATGTATGCTTTACGTATTTCGTTGTGCCGTTTATGTTTCCGCTACGGAATTACCCGAACCGGAGAAAATGAAATGGTGGAGTTG
- a CDS encoding serine hydrolase domain-containing protein, translating to MKSEGIVGLGITIVDGERTVISAGLGKASAENEASENTIFKVGSLSKIFTGIAILQLAENGKIVLDDPAEKYIPELKGLSSRFPDAKPFTIRQLLTHHSGLPSDIFEDWKLSDHSYEKYPYNELPPLLQGIHLTRKPDTAFAYSNLGFSLLGIIVERASGYRFEDYMKVYIFGPAGMKNTSFYDDLPENGKAIGYAGGFWKSEMKVPKIRDIAAGSLSTTPSDMGSFIKALFTRNRYGNKLLTNRSFNEFYAKQNKGIERDLDFEIGLPLWRFKDDKNNLVFAGHGGDLPPFSSYFLLDPERETGIFIVSNTLTSGSTGLEDLAIDLLSLTSEAKSGKMISLPEKTKLQKTPNKDEILSWKRWEGYYASPHGLHKLEIGNKNPNLNLFSFNISLNPLQDGDFVPKLPRLFGFFESARDNLEQFRVSFHEFSGQPALAFSTIRIPRGGILGIAEKVEPYPLPPEWRDRLNLYKPECMDQGDILEKVQFEYDSEAGFILMHLFLKLPWADTEEIFPVKPVDKDSVIILGHGRNLGDTLKFGGDEKGEILYYSGHKMRRIRITSSDSHNRAKNKRGCPANVPLSNLLKNLHFLKQKQKE from the coding sequence ATGAAATCGGAGGGAATCGTCGGATTAGGGATCACTATCGTCGATGGTGAAAGGACCGTAATAAGCGCCGGACTAGGAAAAGCTTCCGCAGAAAACGAAGCCTCCGAAAATACGATTTTTAAAGTAGGTTCCCTTTCCAAAATATTTACCGGGATCGCAATTTTACAATTAGCGGAGAACGGAAAAATAGTATTGGATGACCCTGCAGAAAAGTATATTCCCGAACTCAAAGGGTTATCCTCAAGATTTCCCGACGCGAAACCGTTTACGATTCGACAACTTTTAACGCACCACTCCGGCTTACCTTCGGATATTTTCGAGGATTGGAAGTTATCCGACCATTCATACGAGAAATATCCCTACAACGAACTTCCTCCCTTATTGCAAGGAATTCACTTAACGCGAAAGCCGGACACTGCATTTGCTTACAGTAATTTAGGATTTTCCCTATTAGGAATTATCGTAGAACGTGCAAGCGGTTATCGTTTCGAAGATTATATGAAGGTATATATATTCGGACCGGCCGGCATGAAGAATACTAGCTTTTACGACGATCTTCCCGAGAACGGAAAGGCGATCGGATATGCGGGGGGATTTTGGAAGTCGGAAATGAAAGTACCGAAAATCCGGGATATCGCAGCAGGATCTCTTTCAACGACTCCCAGCGACATGGGGTCGTTTATCAAAGCATTATTTACGAGAAATAGATACGGAAACAAACTTCTAACTAACAGGAGCTTTAACGAATTCTACGCTAAGCAAAACAAAGGAATAGAAAGGGATTTAGATTTCGAGATAGGATTGCCTCTATGGAGATTCAAGGACGATAAAAATAATCTAGTTTTTGCCGGACACGGTGGAGATTTGCCTCCTTTTTCTTCCTATTTTTTGTTGGATCCGGAAAGAGAAACCGGGATCTTTATAGTTTCCAATACTTTAACGTCAGGATCAACAGGATTAGAGGATCTCGCGATCGACTTGTTATCTCTTACCTCCGAGGCAAAGTCCGGAAAGATGATATCATTGCCGGAAAAGACCAAATTACAAAAAACTCCGAATAAAGACGAAATTCTATCCTGGAAAAGATGGGAGGGATACTATGCGTCTCCGCACGGTTTACACAAACTTGAAATCGGAAATAAGAATCCGAATTTAAATCTATTCTCTTTCAATATTTCGCTTAATCCGCTTCAGGACGGAGATTTCGTTCCAAAGCTACCCAGATTATTCGGCTTCTTCGAGTCAGCGAGAGATAACCTCGAGCAGTTCAGAGTCTCGTTTCATGAATTTTCCGGGCAACCTGCTTTGGCATTCTCTACGATTCGAATCCCGAGAGGAGGAATCTTGGGAATTGCCGAGAAAGTGGAGCCTTACCCTCTCCCACCCGAGTGGAGAGATCGATTGAATCTATATAAGCCCGAGTGTATGGACCAAGGCGACATATTAGAAAAAGTGCAATTCGAGTATGACAGCGAAGCCGGATTCATTTTAATGCATTTATTTCTGAAATTACCTTGGGCAGACACCGAGGAAATATTCCCGGTCAAACCCGTTGACAAGGACTCGGTGATAATTCTAGGGCACGGGAGAAATCTAGGAGACACGTTGAAGTTCGGCGGGGATGAAAAAGGGGAAATCTTATACTATTCCGGTCATAAAATGCGACGGATCAGAATCACCAGCTCGGATTCGCATAACCGCGCGAAAAACAAAAGAGGTTGTCCGGCGAATGTGCCTTTATCGAATCTCTTAAAGAATCTGCATTTCTTAAAGCAAAAACAAAAGGAATAA